One Sphingobacteruim zhuxiongii DNA window includes the following coding sequences:
- a CDS encoding SusC/RagA family TonB-linked outer membrane protein — translation MKKKPHEISRVPIPYYVKRILMVKFILIFIMAFAAHSMASESNAQNKVSMHFRDVKLKNLLNSIEEQTKVSFIYNDNAIRNISISNVQVEKKDWRELLRPILKAQNFQMTQVGVNRVLIERSDEQSSVASGTVKDQHGNALVAVSVKQKGTQRSTSTNSDGQFSLELEGSNPVIVFSYVSFLSQEIPFNGQPLQVVLSEDLAQLEEVIVVGYGTQKRVNLTGSVATISGDQIANRPVVNATQSLQGTMPGLNVSVNGATKPGQSFKMNVRGTGNLSGSDQPYVLVDGMEMSLADVNPNDIENISVLKDASAAAIYGSRAAYGVILVTTKKGSAGRKQINFSSNTGFTSPVNLPDMVNSVDFANYFNSATFNALGTKQYSEEKIALLQQYIDNPGSVSIFPELNSNNYTSWENSANGVANTDWFNFHYKPYALRQNYTMNLSGGNEGTQFYVSGGIYQEDGALRYADINYNRYNFNVSVNSQLADFIKLKSNVKYTHNQNQSPLAGYEDLFFHNLARMRPNVSPYDFYGNFTEQSFVPYLQSGSEDKSNNAALVILGGLEITPAKNWKIFADLNYSKRNFEGSTLKVPGTIYGVDGTPILMNRSEYNIPLSGSYARRMYEQAYITPNIYTNYKVAVDKHQFDLTAGFQQEYNQYKELGASATELISFDRPGTDLATGTKSSTEIRNHWATRGFFARINYNFNSKFLLELNGRYDGSSRFASDQRWGFFPSVSAAYNISEEQVVKNTLPWLNQLKLRGSYGNLGNQAGANMYAYLENMKISVPGLGTGGRYYFGDERESFIEAPGAFNPLITWEKVQSTNIGLDYAMLENRLSGTLEWYQRNTKDMLGPSRDVADMYGATPPQSNNADLRTRGWELSVKWKDNISEDLSYDLGLMLTDYRSVVTRYQNPTRFNPADAWYEGKVVGEIWGFTANSLLKTAEEAANYNSSLNRSYLSARDWVAGDVKYEDINGDGKIDIGANRVGDSGDYSIIGNSSSRYNFSLSGGVNWKNWSLSMLWQGVGKQEFLPKALDAYFWGSGSLAQVNVFREHLDYFSESNPDGYYPNPYAAPVGAIASYTNKTQSPSSRYVQNASYIRLKNLTVQYTFNKEWTQRMKISRLSIFGTGDNLLTFTKVAGMFDPETLTGGSGTGKLYPLSKVYSFGLNVTF, via the coding sequence ATGAAAAAAAAACCACATGAAATAAGTCGTGTGCCTATTCCTTATTATGTTAAGCGGATCTTGATGGTCAAATTTATCTTGATTTTTATAATGGCTTTTGCTGCTCACAGCATGGCTAGTGAAAGCAACGCACAGAACAAAGTTTCCATGCATTTTCGGGACGTTAAACTGAAGAATCTGTTAAACTCTATTGAAGAGCAGACCAAAGTTTCGTTTATATACAACGATAATGCTATTCGCAATATTAGTATTTCTAATGTGCAGGTTGAGAAAAAGGATTGGCGGGAATTATTACGTCCAATTCTAAAAGCACAGAATTTTCAAATGACTCAAGTCGGAGTCAATCGCGTATTAATCGAACGTAGTGACGAACAGTCTAGTGTCGCTTCTGGAACAGTAAAAGATCAGCATGGCAATGCCTTGGTGGCAGTATCTGTCAAGCAGAAGGGGACACAACGCTCTACGAGTACGAACAGCGATGGGCAATTCTCATTAGAACTTGAAGGCAGCAATCCAGTCATAGTATTTAGTTATGTTAGTTTTCTGAGCCAAGAAATTCCTTTCAATGGGCAGCCATTGCAAGTTGTCCTTTCGGAGGATCTTGCGCAGCTTGAAGAGGTTATTGTTGTTGGTTATGGCACGCAAAAGCGAGTTAATCTAACAGGTTCGGTTGCTACCATATCTGGAGATCAAATAGCAAATCGTCCAGTTGTAAATGCTACGCAAAGTTTACAAGGAACTATGCCGGGCCTAAACGTTAGTGTGAACGGCGCGACGAAGCCTGGACAATCATTTAAAATGAACGTTCGTGGTACAGGTAACTTAAGTGGATCAGATCAACCATATGTCTTGGTAGATGGGATGGAAATGTCACTTGCTGACGTCAATCCAAATGATATTGAGAATATCTCTGTACTAAAGGATGCTTCTGCAGCAGCGATTTACGGTTCTCGCGCTGCCTATGGTGTTATTTTAGTAACAACGAAAAAAGGATCGGCAGGCAGAAAGCAAATCAATTTTAGTTCTAATACAGGCTTTACATCTCCTGTAAACTTACCAGACATGGTTAATTCAGTAGATTTCGCTAACTACTTCAATTCGGCGACTTTTAATGCACTTGGAACCAAACAGTACTCGGAAGAGAAGATTGCGCTATTGCAACAATATATCGATAACCCAGGATCTGTATCTATTTTTCCTGAACTAAATAGCAATAATTATACGAGTTGGGAGAATAGTGCCAATGGGGTAGCGAATACAGATTGGTTTAACTTCCATTATAAACCATATGCTCTTCGCCAGAATTACACGATGAATCTGAGCGGAGGTAATGAAGGGACACAATTCTATGTTTCCGGTGGAATTTATCAAGAGGACGGTGCCTTGCGATATGCAGATATCAATTACAATCGATATAATTTCAATGTTTCTGTTAATTCACAATTGGCAGACTTTATTAAGCTGAAAAGTAACGTAAAGTATACCCATAATCAGAACCAATCGCCATTAGCCGGATATGAGGATTTGTTTTTTCATAATCTAGCACGTATGAGACCCAATGTTTCGCCATATGATTTCTATGGTAATTTTACGGAGCAATCCTTTGTGCCTTATTTACAATCAGGCTCTGAAGATAAGAGCAACAATGCAGCGTTGGTTATATTGGGTGGACTAGAGATTACTCCTGCTAAAAATTGGAAGATTTTTGCCGATTTGAACTACAGCAAGCGAAATTTTGAAGGTTCAACGTTAAAAGTGCCGGGTACAATCTACGGAGTTGATGGTACTCCTATTTTGATGAATCGTTCGGAGTATAATATTCCATTGTCAGGTAGCTATGCCAGAAGAATGTATGAACAGGCTTATATAACACCTAACATCTATACGAACTATAAAGTCGCTGTAGATAAACATCAATTTGACTTAACTGCGGGTTTCCAACAGGAATACAATCAATACAAAGAATTGGGAGCTTCAGCAACTGAGCTTATTAGTTTTGATCGTCCTGGAACTGATCTAGCAACAGGGACAAAGTCATCTACTGAAATCAGAAATCACTGGGCTACTAGGGGATTCTTTGCTCGTATCAACTATAATTTCAATAGTAAATTCCTATTGGAATTAAATGGCCGTTATGATGGTTCTTCTCGTTTTGCAAGTGATCAACGTTGGGGTTTCTTCCCTTCGGTTTCTGCAGCTTATAATATTAGCGAGGAACAGGTTGTTAAGAACACTTTGCCTTGGTTAAATCAACTTAAGCTTCGTGGATCTTATGGTAATCTTGGAAACCAGGCTGGAGCAAATATGTATGCTTACCTAGAGAACATGAAAATTTCCGTTCCCGGATTAGGAACAGGAGGTCGTTATTATTTCGGTGACGAACGCGAAAGCTTTATTGAAGCGCCAGGAGCATTTAACCCATTAATTACATGGGAGAAAGTTCAAAGTACCAATATTGGTCTTGATTATGCGATGTTGGAGAACAGATTGTCGGGAACGTTGGAATGGTACCAACGTAATACAAAAGATATGTTAGGTCCCTCTCGCGACGTGGCAGACATGTACGGAGCGACACCTCCGCAATCAAATAATGCCGATTTGAGAACACGTGGATGGGAACTTTCTGTAAAATGGAAGGACAATATCTCAGAAGATTTAAGCTATGATTTAGGCTTGATGCTTACGGATTATCGTTCTGTCGTTACACGCTATCAAAACCCTACACGTTTTAATCCTGCTGACGCATGGTATGAAGGAAAAGTAGTTGGCGAAATCTGGGGATTTACCGCAAATAGCCTTTTAAAAACTGCTGAGGAAGCCGCGAATTACAATTCAAGCTTAAATCGCTCGTACCTATCGGCACGCGATTGGGTAGCCGGTGATGTGAAGTATGAAGATATTAATGGCGATGGTAAGATTGATATCGGTGCTAATCGTGTAGGTGATTCCGGAGACTATAGTATTATTGGTAATAGTAGTTCAAGATATAATTTTAGCCTATCAGGCGGTGTGAACTGGAAAAATTGGAGCTTAAGTATGCTATGGCAGGGTGTTGGAAAGCAAGAGTTCTTGCCGAAAGCATTAGATGCTTATTTCTGGGGTTCGGGATCCTTGGCGCAGGTGAATGTTTTCAGAGAGCATTTAGATTATTTCAGCGAGAGCAATCCAGATGGATATTATCCAAATCCGTATGCAGCACCTGTTGGAGCAATTGCTTCTTATACGAATAAGACTCAGTCACCATCAAGTCGTTATGTTCAAAATGCGTCTTATATCCGTTTAAAGAACTTGACAGTTCAATATACCTTCAACAAAGAATGGACTCAACGCATGAAAATTAGCCGCCTAAGTATATTTGGTACAGGTGATAACTTACTCACATTTACAAAAGTTGCAGGTATGTTCGATCCGGAGACTTTGACTGGTGGATCAGGAACCGGTAAACTTTATCCTTTGAGTAAAGTGTATTCATTCGGTTTAAATGTCACATTTTAA
- a CDS encoding FecR family protein: MNHTEEEFLTLLNLALANELTVEQEIRLQLLLEQDPQRMQLYGFLKLSEDTERERLEIEVLYEKSRPNDLPDLIPSKVLPVSPQRLFPWKTSLKIAAAILLIFSFIFLLRQQNTTIRGNWMELSSEKGERKYFKLIDGTEVWLNSDSKLLLKPGYGKEHREMRLLGEGYFSVAKNKALPMKVSVRDVDVNVIGTVFNLRAYPEQGQIVTSLIEGKVKLTLNETKGRKDFVMKPGDRVEIERKEINGEISLAVADSIAIQHTVAFRSVEKKDDKALDALWTENKLVFKADRLPVVVKRLERWYNVPIVIENNLMKEQAFTGVFEEPTCQQVLSLLQKTNKNLKYMMKGDTIIIK, from the coding sequence ATGAATCATACAGAGGAAGAATTTCTAACCTTATTGAATCTCGCCTTAGCTAATGAGCTAACTGTTGAGCAAGAAATTCGACTGCAGCTTTTGCTTGAGCAAGATCCGCAGCGTATGCAACTTTACGGTTTTCTAAAATTATCTGAAGATACTGAGCGTGAAAGACTAGAGATAGAGGTTCTCTATGAAAAATCTAGACCAAATGATCTTCCTGATTTAATCCCTTCGAAAGTTTTACCTGTTTCGCCTCAAAGACTATTTCCTTGGAAAACGTCGCTTAAGATTGCTGCCGCAATACTTCTTATCTTCTCTTTCATCTTCTTATTGAGACAACAGAATACCACAATTCGCGGGAATTGGATGGAGTTAAGTTCCGAAAAAGGTGAACGTAAATACTTTAAGCTTATTGATGGTACCGAAGTTTGGTTAAATAGCGATAGTAAGCTTTTGCTTAAACCGGGGTATGGAAAAGAACACCGAGAGATGCGGTTATTGGGTGAAGGTTATTTTTCTGTTGCCAAAAATAAGGCGCTTCCTATGAAAGTGAGCGTAAGAGATGTTGATGTGAATGTGATAGGGACTGTCTTTAATTTAAGAGCTTATCCAGAACAAGGGCAAATTGTTACTTCGTTGATTGAAGGAAAAGTGAAGCTTACCTTGAATGAAACGAAAGGTAGAAAAGACTTCGTGATGAAGCCTGGCGATCGTGTGGAGATAGAACGGAAGGAAATCAACGGTGAAATTAGTCTAGCTGTTGCTGACAGCATTGCCATCCAGCATACCGTAGCATTCCGCTCAGTAGAGAAAAAAGACGATAAGGCATTGGATGCGCTTTGGACAGAAAACAAGCTTGTTTTTAAAGCTGATCGCCTTCCAGTGGTCGTCAAGCGATTGGAGCGTTGGTACAATGTTCCGATTGTTATTGAAAATAACCTAATGAAAGAGCAAGCATTCACAGGAGTCTTTGAGGAGCCAACCTGTCAGCAAGTATTGTCTCTACTACAAAAAACAAACAAAAACCTGAAATATATGATGAAAGGAGATACGATTATTATCAAGTAA
- a CDS encoding RNA polymerase sigma factor: MPFIPLTSFEQERIAQHRDEIVFKSYFLRNYKFLERYAYGLLRDKGMAQDVTSEAMWKMWHLGADLLHLTSVEAFLLRIVKNRCLNLIRLNQPVYVLPEDLPEMAINTLDPEMMIIQQEGLTEIEQAIADLPEKTKQAFLLVKEESHTYQEAAVIMKISKNTVDRHIQIALRKIWQSIKK; encoded by the coding sequence ATGCCTTTTATACCTTTAACTTCCTTTGAACAGGAGCGTATTGCGCAACATCGGGATGAGATCGTTTTTAAATCTTATTTCCTAAGAAACTATAAGTTTCTAGAGCGTTATGCATATGGGTTATTGAGGGATAAAGGCATGGCACAGGATGTTACTTCGGAAGCGATGTGGAAGATGTGGCATTTAGGCGCTGATTTGCTACACCTCACTTCAGTTGAGGCGTTTCTACTTCGTATTGTTAAGAACCGCTGTCTAAATTTGATACGATTGAATCAACCAGTTTATGTCCTGCCAGAAGATCTTCCTGAGATGGCAATAAATACACTTGATCCAGAAATGATGATTATTCAACAAGAAGGACTAACCGAAATTGAACAAGCGATTGCAGACCTACCAGAAAAAACTAAGCAAGCTTTTTTATTGGTTAAGGAGGAAAGTCATACCTATCAAGAGGCTGCCGTAATTATGAAGATCTCTAAGAATACTGTTGATCGCCATATTCAAATTGCACTCCGCAAGATTTGGCAATCTATAAAAAAATAG
- a CDS encoding SDR family NAD(P)-dependent oxidoreductase yields the protein MSEFKNKTVVITGAIGDIGAAMATLFLEQGSQVCISDIFAKEEANKQQPELLKHPNLHYAMVDVRDYVAVSSWLEDCKVRHGSIDIVIANASKVTVKDLTSISAAEWMDEINVNLNGSFHVANSCAKLFQENQIAGSIVFIGSWAAHAVHSNLPAYTVSKAAVRMLCQTMALTYAPFGIRVNEIAPGFVNAGLSKQVWQKEPDAQEKAKNIVPLSGILESNEVAKQVLWICSSANRLLTGASIVIDGGLSLVRP from the coding sequence ATGAGTGAGTTTAAAAATAAGACCGTAGTCATTACAGGTGCAATCGGTGATATAGGTGCTGCAATGGCGACCTTGTTCCTAGAACAAGGGAGTCAGGTTTGCATTTCAGACATCTTTGCTAAAGAAGAAGCCAATAAACAGCAGCCTGAATTATTGAAACATCCAAATCTGCACTATGCTATGGTAGATGTCAGAGATTATGTCGCGGTTTCAAGCTGGCTTGAGGATTGTAAGGTTCGTCATGGATCAATTGATATCGTTATTGCCAACGCGTCTAAAGTGACCGTAAAAGACTTAACAAGTATATCTGCTGCAGAATGGATGGATGAGATTAATGTCAACTTGAATGGATCTTTCCATGTGGCAAATTCGTGCGCTAAATTATTTCAAGAGAATCAGATTGCAGGATCCATTGTCTTTATAGGAAGTTGGGCCGCGCATGCTGTTCATTCCAATTTACCAGCATATACTGTTTCGAAAGCTGCGGTTCGTATGCTTTGTCAGACGATGGCATTAACCTACGCTCCTTTTGGGATTCGTGTCAATGAGATCGCTCCGGGATTTGTTAATGCTGGCTTGAGCAAACAGGTTTGGCAGAAAGAACCCGATGCTCAAGAGAAAGCGAAGAATATCGTTCCATTAAGTGGGATTCTAGAAAGCAATGAAGTTGCTAAGCAAGTTTTATGGATATGCTCTTCAGCAAATAGGTTACTTACTGGTGCGAGTATCGTTATCGATGGTGGACTTTCACTAGTTCGCCCATAA
- the dgoD gene encoding galactonate dehydratase: MKITGIETLVCHARMRNWIFVKVLTDQPGLWGWGEATLEWHTQSVVGAIKDIEQLLIGEDPRRIEHLWQMMYRQHFWHGNGIVRGTAISGIDIALWDILGKVHGVSCHELWGGRVRDYIRLYCHLGGGKMEDFYETAPNDAKRFGDLAQQAVEEGFTAFKSMAVPETMSLEGLKPVKYAVACVEAMRNAVGDDIDIMVDCHARPSPRMGMQFAKALEPYGLYFFEEPCWPETMEDIALIQRAVSTPIASGERLIGVHAFREMLEKRAVSVIQPDITHCGGLSEARKIAALADAYRVSMAPHNPQGPVSTAASIELGFATPSYIICESVHKDVEWRQDVVSEGFTVQEKGRIVLPNNKPGLGIEINEEEVKKHPFQQEVLQRTFYKDGSVGDW, encoded by the coding sequence ATGAAAATAACCGGAATAGAAACGTTAGTGTGTCATGCACGAATGCGTAACTGGATATTTGTAAAAGTACTCACAGATCAACCAGGGCTATGGGGTTGGGGCGAAGCAACTTTAGAATGGCATACCCAAAGTGTTGTTGGAGCGATCAAAGATATTGAACAGCTTCTCATCGGTGAAGATCCTCGACGTATAGAGCATCTTTGGCAAATGATGTATAGACAGCATTTTTGGCATGGAAACGGTATTGTTCGTGGTACAGCCATCAGTGGAATAGACATTGCCTTATGGGATATCCTAGGTAAAGTTCATGGGGTTTCTTGTCATGAATTATGGGGAGGTCGTGTTCGTGATTATATTCGTCTTTACTGCCACCTAGGTGGAGGGAAAATGGAAGATTTCTATGAAACCGCTCCAAATGATGCAAAACGATTTGGGGATTTAGCGCAGCAAGCAGTGGAAGAGGGCTTTACAGCTTTCAAATCCATGGCCGTCCCAGAAACAATGTCTCTGGAAGGTTTAAAGCCTGTTAAATATGCTGTTGCATGTGTTGAAGCGATGCGTAATGCTGTAGGTGATGATATCGATATTATGGTTGATTGTCATGCAAGGCCCAGTCCTCGTATGGGGATGCAATTTGCAAAGGCATTAGAACCTTATGGATTATACTTTTTCGAGGAGCCTTGTTGGCCGGAAACAATGGAAGACATTGCGCTAATTCAACGTGCTGTTAGTACACCTATCGCATCGGGAGAAAGACTTATTGGCGTACATGCATTCCGAGAAATGCTAGAGAAGCGTGCCGTAAGCGTTATTCAACCTGATATTACACATTGTGGCGGTTTATCCGAAGCGCGCAAGATTGCTGCCTTAGCCGACGCATATCGCGTTTCTATGGCTCCGCATAACCCTCAAGGACCAGTAAGTACAGCTGCATCTATTGAATTAGGTTTTGCGACGCCTTCCTATATTATTTGTGAAAGTGTTCACAAAGATGTAGAATGGAGACAGGATGTTGTTTCGGAAGGTTTCACTGTTCAAGAAAAGGGGCGAATTGTTCTACCAAATAATAAACCAGGACTAGGGATCGAGATTAATGAAGAGGAAGTGAAGAAGCACCCTTTTCAACAAGAGGTATTGCAACGAACCTTCTATAAAGATGGAAGTGTAGGCGATTGGTAA
- a CDS encoding aspartate aminotransferase family protein, with protein sequence MSEYSKSEDILRKNAQWIPGGVVSLNRKSDPNICFVQGQGSRVVDADGNSYIDYQAGFAASFLGHNDQDVNAAVLKTMQENQVLMGAGPTLLEGEFAELFCQSVPNAESIQITTTGSEATYHAIRIARAATNRDHIIVMQGGYNGWHNDVACNVISSLSDVGPFQSPGEYPFDSLSAGVPKAHSSLVHVVNFNDLDSVRELVSKYEIACILLEPILQNVGIVKPEAGYLEGLRALADEQGFLLIFDEVKTGFRHALGGYQSLVNVKPDLSTFGKAVANGYPLGVIAGKKKYMDYFVDPDKKRRVMIAGTFNAFPMTTAAAIATLKKLSNPQVGVYEHVERLGAILEEGYNKLFPILGVPFHVARQGSAFCVYFMDHAPKNFHDIATNHNFELDTTYRKRLIEQGIFNFPAAIKQGSISFAHTEEDIYATLEATEKVLKTI encoded by the coding sequence ATGTCAGAATATTCAAAGTCGGAGGATATACTTCGCAAAAATGCCCAATGGATTCCAGGTGGTGTTGTTTCGCTAAATAGGAAATCAGATCCTAACATTTGCTTTGTGCAGGGGCAGGGAAGTCGTGTGGTAGATGCAGACGGCAATTCATATATTGATTATCAGGCTGGTTTTGCCGCATCGTTTCTTGGGCACAACGATCAAGATGTGAATGCAGCAGTTTTGAAAACAATGCAAGAAAATCAAGTTTTGATGGGTGCCGGACCAACGTTATTGGAGGGAGAGTTTGCCGAGTTATTCTGTCAGAGTGTTCCAAATGCGGAGAGTATTCAAATTACTACAACCGGTTCCGAAGCAACCTACCATGCAATTAGAATTGCTAGAGCAGCGACCAACCGAGATCACATCATTGTGATGCAAGGAGGATATAATGGTTGGCATAATGACGTGGCTTGTAATGTCATCAGTAGTTTATCGGACGTTGGCCCGTTTCAAAGTCCGGGAGAATATCCATTTGATTCGTTGAGCGCTGGAGTACCTAAAGCGCATAGTAGCCTAGTTCATGTTGTCAATTTCAACGATTTAGATAGTGTGCGAGAACTGGTGTCCAAATATGAGATTGCGTGTATTTTATTGGAACCTATCCTTCAAAATGTGGGCATTGTAAAGCCAGAAGCGGGATACTTGGAAGGACTTAGAGCATTAGCAGATGAGCAGGGATTCTTACTTATTTTTGATGAGGTGAAGACTGGTTTTAGACATGCGCTTGGAGGTTACCAATCATTGGTGAATGTAAAGCCAGATTTATCAACCTTTGGAAAGGCTGTCGCGAATGGTTATCCTTTAGGTGTTATTGCCGGGAAAAAGAAATATATGGATTATTTTGTCGATCCAGATAAGAAAAGGAGAGTAATGATTGCTGGTACCTTTAATGCTTTTCCGATGACAACTGCTGCCGCAATTGCTACTTTGAAGAAGTTGTCCAATCCACAAGTTGGTGTTTACGAGCATGTAGAAAGACTAGGTGCTATCTTGGAAGAAGGATATAACAAGCTTTTTCCTATTTTAGGAGTACCATTTCATGTTGCTAGACAAGGTTCTGCGTTCTGTGTCTATTTTATGGATCATGCGCCTAAGAACTTTCATGATATTGCAACAAATCATAACTTCGAATTAGATACAACCTATCGTAAACGATTAATTGAGCAAGGAATTTTCAACTTTCCGGCAGCAATTAAGCAAGGGAGTATATCTTTCGCACATACGGAGGAAGATATTTACGCAACATTAGAAGCAACAGAAAAAGTTTTAAAAACGATATAA
- a CDS encoding GntR family transcriptional regulator: MRDDSLAKKVYLEVRKKILSSQLSGGARLVESAWAERLDVSRVAVREAFMRLAGESLVEVGEKGGCFVKKITIEDVHAIRELREILEIGALKVLFVKRNADLIEDLESICNDFSNMVNRGYYGGACEADVRFHERLIHGTNNARLINIYESSNIPLFHMKIGAILGQMEDYMETDTEHRLIVQALKTDNWDLAYSTLVKHLERGEQESLELVED; the protein is encoded by the coding sequence ATGAGAGATGATTCATTAGCAAAAAAGGTGTATTTGGAAGTGCGCAAAAAAATTCTTTCGAGTCAATTGTCTGGAGGTGCGAGACTGGTAGAAAGTGCATGGGCCGAAAGATTGGATGTTAGTCGTGTCGCTGTTCGAGAAGCCTTTATGCGTCTTGCTGGAGAAAGTCTGGTGGAAGTTGGAGAGAAGGGTGGATGCTTCGTGAAAAAGATAACCATTGAAGATGTACATGCGATTCGTGAGTTGCGTGAAATCCTTGAAATCGGCGCGCTGAAGGTTCTCTTTGTAAAGCGGAATGCTGACCTTATTGAAGATCTTGAATCGATCTGTAATGATTTCTCAAATATGGTCAATAGAGGATACTATGGAGGCGCTTGTGAAGCGGATGTTCGTTTCCACGAACGTCTAATTCATGGAACCAATAATGCCCGATTGATTAATATTTATGAGAGTAGCAATATCCCTTTGTTTCACATGAAAATCGGAGCTATTCTTGGACAAATGGAAGATTACATGGAGACTGATACAGAACATCGTCTAATTGTGCAAGCGCTAAAGACCGATAATTGGGATTTGGCATATAGCACTTTAGTCAAGCATTTAGAGCGAGGTGAGCAAGAGTCGCTTGAGCTTGTTGAAGATTAA